In Desulfomonile tiedjei DSM 6799, a genomic segment contains:
- a CDS encoding putative quinol monooxygenase, translating into MAVKVLITRIFKQEHLPKAYEPLMELRSVVTLRRGYISGETLVSETDARKVLVISHWASRERWEEWLADPRRSEFMERLGELLESPEHIEIFCVGATIPVWAEIT; encoded by the coding sequence ATGGCAGTAAAGGTCCTCATCACCAGGATATTCAAGCAAGAACACCTTCCAAAAGCGTACGAACCCCTTATGGAACTCAGGTCAGTGGTGACTCTTCGCAGGGGCTATATTTCGGGTGAGACTCTCGTGAGCGAAACAGACGCGAGAAAGGTGCTCGTTATAAGCCATTGGGCCAGCCGGGAAAGATGGGAAGAATGGTTAGCCGACCCAAGAAGGAGCGAGTTCATGGAGCGACTGGGAGAATTGTTGGAATCCCCTGAGCACATAGAAATCTTTTGTGTAGGAGCAACAATTCCCGTATGGGCGGAAATCACCTAG
- a CDS encoding CobW family GTP-binding protein, with product MSEPGTQVFLISGFLGSGKTSFLNHMLKDTPPDLKLLVLMNEFGEESIDGALVEDPELEMLEISKGSIFCACVKGDFIKALYQIAFVIKPEVLVIEASGVANPTDIGRDLFNPIYKGVYKTLEKVCVIDAANFLEQYEVFTALEKQVEAADNFIVNKTDLVDVPTIDSVKEVVLRHNPKAKFVETTYGRVSVADLISLPASSSSRLAKPADKSELLSDTALEEAVDRILEDEAAQVTPPDRLISITCRWHSGSVEDFRPIADKLPADVVRAKGFIIQDGRPYLYSHVGHSYDIEPFDGSRLLDRSVNRVVFIRREFQEDDIRSLFAEQGLNLV from the coding sequence ATGAGTGAGCCCGGCACACAGGTGTTCTTGATTTCGGGCTTTCTGGGCAGTGGAAAAACCTCGTTTCTTAACCATATGCTTAAAGACACTCCCCCGGATCTGAAGCTGCTCGTGCTGATGAATGAATTCGGAGAAGAGAGCATCGATGGCGCGTTGGTTGAAGATCCTGAATTGGAGATGCTCGAAATCAGCAAGGGATCTATTTTTTGTGCTTGCGTCAAGGGCGACTTCATCAAAGCACTCTACCAAATCGCTTTTGTAATCAAACCCGAGGTGCTGGTGATCGAAGCCAGTGGAGTGGCAAACCCCACGGATATCGGCAGAGATCTTTTCAACCCTATATACAAGGGTGTTTACAAAACCCTGGAAAAAGTGTGTGTGATTGACGCAGCAAACTTCCTGGAACAATACGAAGTCTTTACCGCTCTCGAAAAGCAGGTTGAAGCGGCAGACAATTTCATCGTAAACAAAACGGATCTCGTGGACGTTCCAACTATTGACTCTGTCAAAGAAGTGGTTCTGAGACATAATCCGAAAGCCAAATTTGTGGAAACAACGTATGGCAGGGTGAGTGTTGCCGATCTCATTTCGTTGCCCGCCAGCAGTAGCTCACGTCTTGCCAAACCAGCCGATAAATCAGAGCTTCTGAGCGATACCGCTCTGGAAGAGGCGGTAGACAGGATCCTGGAAGACGAAGCCGCACAGGTGACCCCGCCGGACAGACTCATCTCCATCACATGCAGGTGGCATTCGGGATCTGTGGAAGATTTTCGCCCCATTGCGGATAAATTGCCTGCGGACGTAGTTCGTGCAAAGGGTTTCATCATTCAGGACGGTCGCCCATATCTTTACAGTCATGTGGGACATTCGTACGATATAGAACCATTTGATGGTTCCAGGCTCCTCGACCGTTCAGTGAATAGGGTTGTATTCATACGCCGCGAGTTCCAGGAGGACGATATCCGTTCATTGTTTGCGGAACAGGGTTTGAATTTGGTCTAG
- a CDS encoding thioredoxin family protein: MKVQILGSGCARCEDLYNNAVAALSRLKDSDTKVEKTADPEVFFRLKVNMTPALVIDDEVVSTGKLLTVDEIETELLKRSGE, encoded by the coding sequence ATGAAAGTGCAAATTCTGGGATCAGGGTGTGCTCGCTGTGAAGATCTCTACAACAATGCCGTAGCAGCCCTCAGTAGACTTAAAGATTCGGATACCAAGGTGGAAAAGACAGCCGACCCGGAGGTCTTCTTCCGCTTGAAAGTCAACATGACCCCCGCGCTCGTCATCGATGATGAAGTAGTTTCCACGGGAAAATTGCTCACCGTAGACGAGATAGAGACTGAACTACTGAAGCGGAGTGGAGAGTAA
- a CDS encoding DUF2284 domain-containing protein, with protein MPVRNDDLIDLRGLCRKRGRQISSNLTVDALEEIELIAKDLGFIEVHLLETSHIVTARWVGLKCRYGCANYNTSWCCPPAAPDLETTRDLLAEYDSALLLVTENCNEHFYRNSGEKRRIQIRQWKSTVALERKLFLMGYYKAFGLPAECCALCKECAYPNQCKFPNEKRPSLEACSIDVFQTLKRLGKSISIVHNIEDSYRSYSLILLT; from the coding sequence ATGCCGGTGAGAAACGATGATCTGATTGATTTGAGAGGCCTTTGCCGAAAGCGCGGAAGGCAGATATCGTCCAACCTGACTGTCGATGCTCTTGAAGAAATCGAGTTGATTGCAAAGGATCTCGGTTTTATTGAGGTTCATTTGCTGGAAACCTCTCATATCGTTACGGCGAGATGGGTAGGTCTGAAGTGCCGCTATGGGTGCGCCAATTACAATACCAGTTGGTGCTGTCCTCCTGCCGCTCCGGATCTTGAGACTACGAGAGATCTCCTCGCGGAATATGATTCTGCCCTATTGCTGGTCACCGAAAACTGTAATGAACATTTTTATCGAAATTCGGGCGAAAAGCGACGTATACAGATCAGACAATGGAAATCTACCGTAGCTCTCGAACGCAAGCTTTTCCTGATGGGCTACTACAAGGCGTTCGGCCTTCCTGCAGAATGTTGTGCTCTTTGTAAGGAATGCGCATATCCGAATCAGTGCAAGTTTCCGAATGAAAAAAGACCCTCATTGGAAGCCTGTTCCATCGACGTCTTCCAGACTTTGAAGAGGCTGGGAAAATCTATCTCCATCGTGCATAACATCGAAGATTCTTACAGAAGCTATTCACTTATTTTGCTGACATAA
- a CDS encoding DUF6951 family protein produces the protein MTTVKISAGACGFVTLVKANKGDKRTVCIEMESDCDSVADLACILEQMDPLGLKEILSTNPGKNRVFQVATEKLPHSACPVPVAIIKAAEVALGLNVPSSVSIEFECEPEDES, from the coding sequence ATGACAACCGTAAAAATATCTGCCGGTGCATGCGGATTCGTGACACTGGTCAAGGCAAACAAAGGAGACAAGCGTACAGTCTGCATAGAAATGGAATCAGACTGCGATTCTGTCGCTGACCTGGCATGCATTTTGGAGCAAATGGATCCGCTCGGACTCAAAGAGATCTTGAGCACAAACCCCGGGAAGAATCGAGTATTTCAGGTTGCAACTGAGAAATTGCCACATTCGGCGTGCCCCGTGCCGGTGGCGATAATCAAAGCCGCGGAGGTCGCTCTCGGGTTAAATGTGCCAAGTTCAGTAAGTATCGAATTTGAATGCGAACCGGAGGATGAATCCTAA
- a CDS encoding ASKHA domain-containing protein — protein sequence MSKKQYMVIFQPSARRGFVDEGTNLIEASRQLGVDIEALCGEKKVCGKCKVRIEEGFYEKFAITSSRSHASEWQEEEDKFFTPAQKDEGYRLACVAKVQGDMLVFVPEEARAGKQVVSKAARDIHIDWNPAVKQYHVQVVPPTFEEPAGDFERICAELERNYGLKDLNIDWPTLRKLPRRQRDGNWGVTVAVWMDKEIVRVLPGKVEDSYGIAIDVGTTTVAAYLCNLRTMEVIKTVSMMNPQCKYGEDVMARITYHMMNPGGLETMSNDLIEGLNKLVVEACESTHPPKKRKKKKAEEADEIIEAPDVTEHAEELDESKYLNLIPADIVDMTIVCNTAMHHILLKLDPEFVGLAPFPPVIHRSLDIRARDLGIKINDSAYVHVLPNEAGFVGADNVGVLIAEEPYKFDQTQLLIDIGTNGELVLGNNRKLISCSCATGPALEGAQLSFGMRAAPGAIERIHIDPETHDVDYKVIGRDAWRKYSKPEDMKTKGICGSGILDVLAELYASGVIMKSGRFSKKQKSNRYRVNPDTKQPEFVIAWANETSIGKDVVISQKDIRQIQLGKGALYTGCKLMMRRLGLDKVDSIKIAGAFGTHVDKTKALIMGLFPDCDLEKVFAVGNAAGDGARAALLNREKRAEANWVSRNVEYIELTVESDFQQQFMEAMQLPHMKDEFPHLEGVVAPEVLHQK from the coding sequence ATGAGTAAAAAACAGTACATGGTGATCTTCCAACCATCAGCACGTAGAGGTTTTGTCGATGAAGGAACCAACCTCATCGAAGCATCGCGTCAGTTGGGGGTCGATATTGAAGCCCTCTGCGGAGAAAAGAAAGTTTGCGGTAAATGCAAAGTAAGAATCGAAGAAGGGTTCTACGAGAAATTCGCCATTACCTCCAGTCGTTCTCATGCAAGTGAATGGCAAGAGGAAGAGGACAAATTCTTCACACCGGCTCAGAAGGACGAAGGATACCGCCTCGCCTGCGTGGCCAAGGTCCAGGGGGACATGCTGGTATTCGTTCCTGAGGAAGCCCGTGCCGGAAAGCAGGTCGTCAGCAAGGCTGCAAGGGATATTCATATTGATTGGAATCCCGCTGTAAAGCAGTATCATGTCCAAGTGGTTCCGCCCACATTCGAAGAGCCTGCTGGCGACTTTGAGCGAATCTGCGCTGAGCTCGAGCGTAATTACGGGCTCAAAGACCTCAACATAGACTGGCCGACTCTGAGAAAACTGCCCCGGCGTCAGCGTGATGGAAACTGGGGTGTTACTGTCGCTGTCTGGATGGACAAAGAAATAGTCCGCGTATTACCGGGCAAAGTCGAGGACTCTTATGGCATTGCCATAGATGTCGGCACAACCACCGTTGCGGCGTACCTGTGCAACCTGCGCACTATGGAGGTCATCAAAACCGTTTCCATGATGAATCCGCAGTGCAAATATGGCGAAGACGTCATGGCTCGCATCACCTATCATATGATGAATCCCGGCGGCCTCGAGACTATGAGCAACGATCTCATCGAGGGGTTGAACAAGTTGGTGGTCGAAGCTTGCGAGAGTACGCATCCTCCGAAAAAACGGAAGAAGAAAAAAGCCGAGGAAGCGGATGAGATCATTGAGGCACCCGATGTCACGGAACACGCCGAAGAGCTGGACGAGTCCAAATACTTGAATCTGATTCCGGCGGACATCGTTGACATGACCATCGTCTGCAATACGGCCATGCACCACATTCTGCTGAAGCTCGATCCGGAATTCGTGGGTCTGGCTCCCTTCCCACCTGTTATTCATCGCAGCTTGGATATCAGGGCTCGCGATCTTGGAATCAAGATAAATGATTCTGCATACGTACACGTGTTGCCGAACGAAGCCGGATTCGTCGGAGCAGATAATGTGGGTGTGCTCATAGCAGAAGAGCCGTATAAATTCGATCAGACGCAACTGCTTATCGATATCGGAACAAACGGCGAACTGGTTCTGGGCAATAATCGCAAGTTGATCTCCTGTTCATGCGCTACCGGACCCGCTCTGGAAGGAGCTCAATTGAGCTTTGGCATGCGAGCGGCTCCAGGTGCCATTGAGCGAATACACATCGACCCCGAGACTCACGACGTAGACTATAAAGTCATTGGACGAGACGCCTGGCGGAAGTATTCCAAGCCCGAAGACATGAAGACGAAGGGCATATGCGGTTCCGGAATTCTCGACGTGCTGGCGGAACTGTACGCTTCGGGAGTCATCATGAAGAGCGGCAGATTCAGCAAAAAACAAAAATCCAATCGCTATAGGGTGAACCCCGACACGAAACAACCGGAATTCGTGATTGCCTGGGCCAATGAGACTTCCATCGGCAAAGATGTCGTCATAAGCCAGAAAGACATCCGCCAGATCCAGTTAGGTAAAGGTGCGCTCTACACGGGATGCAAGCTGATGATGAGACGGCTTGGCCTGGATAAAGTTGACTCAATCAAGATTGCAGGAGCCTTCGGGACCCATGTTGACAAGACGAAAGCCCTAATCATGGGCCTCTTTCCAGATTGCGACCTGGAGAAGGTTTTTGCCGTGGGTAATGCGGCAGGAGACGGGGCCAGAGCTGCTCTTCTCAATCGTGAAAAGAGAGCCGAAGCCAATTGGGTTTCTCGCAATGTTGAGTACATAGAACTCACGGTAGAAAGCGATTTTCAACAGCAGTTCATGGAAGCAATGCAGTTGCCTCACATGAAGGACGAATTTCCTCACCTCGAAGGAGTCGTTGCGCCAGAGGTGCTGCATCAGAAGTAA
- a CDS encoding NAD(P)/FAD-dependent oxidoreductase, producing the protein MGKRTVNTELYDLLVIGAGPSGLTAGIYGHRAGLKVLMIGGYAPGGQVTHHYNVENYPGFPGGITGAELMTRWLKQLIDEVGEMPRPSSVTSVDFSNRIKEVYVNDDVFRAKAVIVATGSKPRRLEVPGESRLEGKGVFFCATCDAPLLRTMSSRRAAVIGGGDTAFHTAMALLPHAELVTVITRGSEPRAKPALIQRLQQSQKASILVQRSVTEIIGEQGVTCLSLQNTETKNFETFGVDAVFVGVGQSPVTEFLDGKLELTASGFIITDARLNTSALGVFAAGDVRDTPLRQILTAAADGALAAQTAADYLRMLPDKPQ; encoded by the coding sequence ATGGGAAAGCGAACAGTGAACACCGAACTGTACGATCTCCTGGTAATCGGTGCCGGGCCTTCAGGTCTCACTGCAGGGATCTATGGGCACCGGGCAGGACTTAAAGTCCTCATGATCGGAGGATATGCTCCGGGCGGGCAAGTCACTCATCATTACAATGTCGAAAATTATCCGGGATTCCCTGGAGGAATTACCGGCGCGGAACTCATGACACGGTGGCTCAAGCAGCTCATCGACGAAGTCGGTGAAATGCCCAGACCCAGTTCGGTAACTTCCGTCGACTTTTCAAACCGGATCAAGGAAGTTTACGTCAACGACGATGTATTTAGGGCCAAGGCAGTCATCGTAGCTACCGGTTCCAAGCCTCGCCGACTTGAGGTTCCCGGAGAGTCCAGGTTAGAAGGCAAAGGCGTCTTTTTCTGTGCCACTTGTGATGCTCCCTTGCTCAGAACAATGTCCAGTCGTCGGGCTGCCGTAATAGGGGGTGGCGATACTGCCTTTCATACTGCCATGGCCCTGTTGCCCCATGCCGAATTGGTTACAGTTATAACGAGAGGATCGGAACCCAGGGCAAAACCGGCGCTCATTCAAAGGTTACAGCAGAGTCAAAAGGCAAGTATTCTCGTTCAACGCTCCGTGACTGAAATCATTGGCGAACAAGGGGTTACCTGCCTTTCTCTGCAAAATACGGAAACAAAGAATTTTGAGACTTTTGGGGTAGATGCGGTGTTTGTGGGCGTGGGACAATCGCCGGTCACAGAATTCTTGGACGGCAAACTTGAGTTGACAGCGAGCGGCTTCATCATTACCGATGCTCGACTCAATACATCAGCGCTCGGAGTTTTTGCTGCGGGTGACGTAAGGGACACTCCGTTGCGTCAGATCCTGACTGCAGCGGCAGATGGCGCTTTGGCAGCTCAGACTGCGGCAGACTACTTGCGCATGCTTCCGGACAAACCCCAGTAG
- a CDS encoding corrinoid protein: MVSEERRAEILKNLSDGVVEYQEDQVKEYSNIALEEGVDPYDAIMNGLAAGMEIVGDLYDRQEYFVPEILMCADALYAGLDILKPHLKKDTASGMKGQVVIGTVQGDVHDIGKNLIKMMFDVGGFTVHDLGRDVPLEKFAEEQLRTDSEIVALSAMMTTTMMGMKKVIAMIKEKNPDVAIMLGGAPVTKDVANLFGADGYAESAGNAVQEAIKMIGQLRKLKETGV, translated from the coding sequence ATGGTGTCAGAAGAAAGACGAGCAGAAATTCTGAAAAATCTCTCGGACGGAGTGGTCGAGTATCAGGAAGACCAGGTAAAGGAATATTCCAATATAGCCCTGGAAGAAGGAGTTGACCCTTACGACGCGATTATGAACGGCTTGGCCGCTGGTATGGAGATCGTCGGGGATCTGTACGATAGGCAAGAGTACTTCGTGCCCGAAATCTTGATGTGCGCGGACGCTCTCTATGCAGGCCTGGACATTCTCAAACCTCATTTGAAAAAAGACACCGCGTCCGGAATGAAAGGGCAAGTGGTAATCGGCACCGTGCAGGGTGATGTCCATGACATCGGTAAGAACCTCATCAAGATGATGTTTGACGTTGGCGGATTTACCGTGCACGACCTGGGTCGAGACGTTCCCCTGGAGAAATTCGCGGAAGAACAGCTCCGCACTGATTCTGAAATCGTAGCTCTTTCAGCCATGATGACTACGACGATGATGGGAATGAAGAAAGTCATTGCCATGATTAAAGAGAAGAATCCCGATGTCGCCATCATGCTCGGAGGAGCGCCGGTGACCAAAGACGTGGCCAATCTTTTTGGTGCAGACGGTTATGCCGAGAGCGCAGGTAATGCCGTGCAAGAAGCAATCAAAATGATCGGTCAGTTGCGTAAGTTGAAAGAAACCGGAGTCTAA
- a CDS encoding uroporphyrinogen decarboxylase family protein: MATMTPKERVKKLLRREPVDTMPVFSGMGMVTVQAIDKMGIRFASVHGSAENLAKSATYSADIFGFDSVIVPYDMCTIPEAMGRGCSTYADAEGILYPTVPTKWENLDVVDINADWAAKARMPVVEDALKMLVSEGKYAVGGWVLGPFTLGGQVIELDLLLKGIKKDAERVHAFMEKMTKVVIEVAKRYQALGIDYITIREMGSGTDLLSPRMWKQLIQPYLQEIFNALESPKILHICGGTDLIVSLMNECGADALSFDQKNNLVETRQKIGNDMLLLGNFDPYGTLCQKEASEVPAVIEDCINAGVDAVWPGCDIWPDVKPENVNAWVRTVREAGKKPTPAVGRI, encoded by the coding sequence ATGGCAACAATGACCCCGAAGGAACGGGTAAAAAAGCTACTGAGACGTGAACCGGTGGACACTATGCCAGTCTTCAGCGGAATGGGAATGGTGACGGTTCAGGCTATCGACAAAATGGGGATACGCTTTGCCTCAGTTCACGGTTCTGCTGAAAATCTGGCTAAATCGGCAACCTACAGTGCGGATATCTTTGGGTTCGATTCCGTAATCGTTCCCTATGATATGTGCACCATCCCCGAAGCTATGGGTAGGGGTTGCAGTACGTATGCGGATGCTGAAGGAATTCTTTATCCTACGGTTCCCACGAAATGGGAAAATCTCGACGTAGTCGATATCAATGCCGATTGGGCGGCCAAGGCGAGAATGCCCGTCGTAGAAGACGCGCTGAAGATGCTGGTCTCGGAAGGGAAGTACGCTGTCGGCGGCTGGGTACTGGGACCTTTTACGTTGGGCGGCCAGGTGATCGAACTTGATCTCTTATTGAAGGGCATCAAGAAAGACGCCGAAAGGGTCCATGCATTCATGGAAAAGATGACCAAGGTCGTAATCGAAGTAGCCAAGCGTTACCAGGCGTTGGGCATCGACTACATAACAATACGGGAGATGGGTTCCGGCACCGACCTCCTATCCCCGCGCATGTGGAAGCAGCTCATTCAACCTTATCTCCAGGAAATCTTCAACGCGCTTGAATCTCCGAAGATTCTCCACATCTGCGGCGGAACAGACTTGATAGTCAGCCTCATGAACGAGTGCGGGGCAGACGCTCTGAGCTTCGATCAGAAGAATAATCTGGTCGAAACAAGACAGAAGATCGGAAACGACATGCTCCTTCTGGGCAACTTCGACCCGTACGGCACCCTGTGTCAGAAAGAAGCCTCCGAAGTGCCCGCAGTCATCGAAGACTGCATTAATGCCGGCGTGGATGCAGTGTGGCCCGGATGCGACATTTGGCCTGATGTCAAGCCTGAGAACGTGAATGCTTGGGTGCGCACTGTTCGCGAAGCGGGCAAGAAACCTACACCTGCAGTTGGAAGAATATAA
- a CDS encoding tetrahydromethanopterin S-methyltransferase subunit H family protein: MFRFKTEQKVCEVGGIKFGGQPGEHPTVIVPSIFQKGDKVFEGKRKEGFDRDRATELVKMCDKLCAETGVPYMADLVGTKGDELKSYIDFYTETTCMPFCIDAWVMKPKLEAAAYCAEKGLLDRMFYNSITVWEKDLETEIKEIAAIGVKHVLLVAFDPVDQMPTGRISGTQKLLDAIEKVGAKFESLFVDTSVMNGPATAFCSLANKLIKEKWGFPCGSAPSNGSYMWKAAREMWGQKGWAGADAALEALSSTLYHDMIFSGPMAGSDRIFPAVAMADAFTATLVFGETKKLPESENHPLRKLFPDFVEQLKTM, translated from the coding sequence ATGTTCAGGTTCAAGACCGAGCAAAAAGTATGTGAGGTCGGGGGAATAAAGTTTGGCGGACAGCCGGGAGAGCATCCGACAGTCATTGTTCCTTCAATATTTCAAAAAGGTGACAAGGTTTTCGAGGGCAAGCGAAAAGAAGGCTTCGACAGGGATCGCGCCACTGAGCTCGTGAAAATGTGTGACAAACTCTGTGCGGAAACCGGTGTTCCTTACATGGCGGACCTTGTCGGCACAAAAGGCGACGAACTCAAAAGCTACATAGACTTTTACACTGAAACGACTTGCATGCCGTTTTGCATAGACGCATGGGTCATGAAACCGAAATTGGAAGCGGCTGCATACTGTGCAGAAAAGGGTCTGCTCGACCGTATGTTCTACAACAGCATCACCGTCTGGGAAAAAGATCTTGAGACCGAGATCAAAGAAATTGCTGCCATCGGCGTTAAGCACGTATTGCTGGTAGCCTTCGATCCCGTCGATCAGATGCCCACGGGGCGCATTTCCGGGACTCAGAAGCTTCTGGACGCCATTGAGAAGGTAGGAGCCAAATTCGAAAGCCTGTTCGTTGACACTTCAGTAATGAACGGGCCTGCGACGGCTTTTTGCTCTCTGGCAAACAAGCTTATCAAGGAGAAATGGGGTTTTCCCTGCGGAAGTGCCCCCTCCAATGGTTCGTACATGTGGAAAGCCGCACGTGAAATGTGGGGCCAAAAGGGTTGGGCCGGTGCTGACGCAGCATTGGAAGCCTTATCTTCAACCCTCTACCACGATATGATCTTTTCCGGCCCCATGGCAGGATCCGACCGCATTTTCCCTGCAGTCGCTATGGCTGACGCTTTCACTGCCACCCTGGTTTTCGGTGAAACGAAGAAACTGCCGGAATCGGAGAATCATCCCCTCAGGAAGCTGTTCCCGGATTTCGTGGAGCAACTCAAAACTATGTAG
- a CDS encoding uroporphyrinogen decarboxylase family protein, with amino-acid sequence MGKQDVINAVKGLPTEKVPWVPYSGVHSAFLIGEPADKFLKDPDLIAKGVIFAAERYKADGVPLLFDLTVEAISMGCDHKWWPDNPPSITGHPLDKKTLAESGLKIPGPKDGRWPVIIEAGKKVRAALPDVALYGILCGPLTLASHLRGVRIFTDVYKNKAVAKEIIDFSGEVAGEAARIYAEEIGCDVIAITDPVASQIKPETFREFVTPATQPAVQATKKAGKVSSFFICGDATKVLEEVATVGTDGFAIDEQLNLNYVRDVALRHKVGFGGNLKLTLALSLGLISPREDAIISLAAGGSTGFVFAPG; translated from the coding sequence ATGGGAAAGCAGGATGTTATCAATGCCGTGAAAGGGCTTCCCACTGAGAAAGTGCCCTGGGTACCGTACTCGGGAGTACATAGCGCCTTTCTCATCGGAGAACCCGCGGACAAGTTCCTCAAGGATCCGGATCTCATAGCCAAAGGGGTTATTTTCGCTGCCGAGAGGTATAAGGCAGACGGTGTTCCCCTCCTGTTCGACCTCACCGTGGAAGCCATTTCCATGGGATGCGATCACAAATGGTGGCCGGACAATCCCCCCTCAATCACCGGACATCCTCTCGATAAGAAGACTCTTGCCGAGTCCGGTCTGAAGATTCCTGGTCCAAAAGACGGTCGCTGGCCTGTGATAATAGAAGCGGGCAAGAAAGTCAGGGCAGCGTTGCCGGATGTAGCTCTTTACGGCATTTTATGCGGGCCTCTCACATTGGCAAGTCATTTAAGAGGAGTTCGCATCTTCACCGACGTTTACAAGAATAAAGCTGTTGCAAAGGAAATCATAGATTTCAGTGGAGAAGTGGCAGGCGAAGCTGCAAGGATTTACGCTGAAGAGATCGGATGTGACGTAATAGCGATCACCGATCCCGTTGCGTCGCAGATCAAACCTGAAACTTTCCGTGAATTTGTCACTCCTGCCACTCAGCCGGCTGTTCAAGCAACGAAGAAAGCTGGTAAGGTGTCAAGCTTCTTCATATGCGGAGACGCGACCAAGGTGCTCGAAGAAGTAGCCACTGTAGGAACCGATGGATTCGCCATCGACGAACAACTCAATCTCAACTATGTGCGGGACGTAGCTTTGAGGCACAAGGTAGGGTTCGGAGGAAACCTCAAACTCACGCTGGCCCTGTCTCTGGGCCTAATATCTCCTCGGGAGGATGCCATCATTTCCCTGGCCGCAGGAGGTAGTACCGGATTCGTTTTTGCCCCAGGCTGA